The following proteins are co-located in the Hydractinia symbiolongicarpus strain clone_291-10 chromosome 7, HSymV2.1, whole genome shotgun sequence genome:
- the LOC130649473 gene encoding ubiquitin carboxyl-terminal hydrolase 7-like: protein MKNKGTGKEEEEEDGIVTENNDEGKPEAVESVDASPMTIPTPSASSDDAFAMEKDLHDHCRAEGSITFDVKNVSKIKDTVLSDPVLIRNLPWRIMLMPRFSTNQSGERVKSAGIFVQCDPEEGSSWSCQAHARITLRNHKGDDFTRKITHVFFGKENDWGYSSFVPWADIIDSNKGYNKNDSIFIEAFIQAEAPHGVFWDSKKLTGFVGLKNQGATCYMNSLLQTLYCTDQLRKTVYQMPTENDDPNKSVALALQRVFYELQHNDKSVATKKLTRSFGWETLDSFMQHDAQELCRVLLDNMEMKMKSTVVEGTIPRLLEGKMNSYIQCLNVDYRSAREEPFYDIQLNIKGKTDVIDSFTEYVKAEMLDGDNKYDAGEHGLQDAKKGVIFRRFPPVLHLHLLRFQYDPETDTNYKINDRYAFPEQLDLTKFLDPSAKQNEPAPIFTLHAVLVHSGDNHGGHYVVYINPKGDGKWYKFDDDVVSQASKKEAIENNFGGFEDEVVIRHCTNAYMLSYIRTSELKNILCGVSKEDIPEHLETKFTEEKRLEAQRRRERSEAHLYMDVQVLTEDAFSMWNGNDLFNLDDVRSVNFRMLKREKLKDATRIIAETLGYTASQCRLWPFQKRANNTTRPALVELRNEDKRRFESVDDIELYYANDQETLMLAYLETLDVQSGLDSLPDFDSKNEIILFFKYYNPRTKVMSYCGHAYVDLKSQPCSLFPMLCERAGLPKGTKLLFFEEIKAGQTEKTKTDKKFDEVVQDLMDGDIICFQAYDPNLALYEIPTPVEYFKDLLQQVQVVFCDKANSNDVGFTEILNLRMTYKQLADAAAASLGVDPMKIQFFKPQIYRDHPGNAIKCTYEGQLKDILAGGRRGAKKLYYQILTMPINILENKIQFKCAYINAELRDETDLVIPVDKLGTVKNLLDEALKFVQPVDSCQLRLVEISSNKIQRIVPPASSLDALVTQPQRSYRLEEIPREELHEDKNSMLVPVMHFQKEAYTAFGVPFYLKITEGETVLSVQERVRKRLTLPEKEFEKIKFSLVHMGKVTYFPDDPNRRLTLSDFQSNATQPYWLGLDHVNKAPKRTRYAYTEKAIKIHN from the exons ATGAAAAATAAAGGAACTGggaaggaagaagaagaagaagatggaATTGTAACAGAAAATAATGATGAAg GTAAACCGGAAGCTGTAGAATCTGTAGATGCATCACCTATGACCATTCCCACTCCAAGTGCTTCTAGTGATGATGCTTTTGCAATGGAAAAAGATCTACATGACCACTGTCGCGCAGAGGGTTCCATAACGTTTGATGTAAAAAATGTTAGCAAGATTAAAGATACAGTTTTAAGTGATCCAGTGTTAATCAGAAACCTACCTTG GCGAATCATGTTGATGCCTCGATTTAGTACGAATCAGAGTGGTGAAAGGGTAAAAAGTGCAGGTATATTTGTGCAGTGTGATCCAGAGGAGGGTTCATCATGGTCATGTCAAGCACATGCACGAATTACTTTACGAAACCACAAAGGCGATGATTTTACAAGAA AAATAACACATGTGTTTTTTGGGAAAGAAAATGACTGGGGTTATAGTTCGTTTGTACCATGGGCA GATATTATTGACTCAAACAAAGGTTATAACAAGAATGATTCCATTTTCATTGAAGCTTTTATCCAGGCAGAAGCTCCACACGGTGTCTT CTGGGATTCTAAGAAGTTGACTGGTTTTGTTGGCCTGAAAAACCAAGGTGCCACCTGCTACATGAACTCACTATTACAGACCCTATATTGTACTGATCAGTTACGCAAG ACTGTGTATCAAATGCCGACAGAAAACGACGATCCTAATAAAAGTGTGGCACTAGCATTACAGAGAGTTTTTTATGAACTACAACACaa TGATAAGTCAGTGGCAACAAAAAAGCTGACCAGATCTTTTGGGTGGGAAACGTTAGATAGCTTTATGCAACATGATGCACAGGAACTTTGTCGTGTG TTGTTAGACAACAtggaaatgaaaatgaaatctACCGTTGTAGAG ggtACTATACCACGGTTATTAGAAGGAAAAATGAAC tcATATATTCAATGCTTAAATGTTGACTACCGTTCAGCAAG GGAAGAACCATTTTATGATATTCAGTTGAACATAAAAGGGAAAACTGATG ttattgATTCGTTCACAGAATATGTGAAAGCGGAGATGCTGGATGGTGACAACAAATACGATGCAGGAGAACATGGCCtacag GATGCAAAGAAAGGAGTTATATTTCGTCGCTTCCCACCTGttcttcatcttcatcttctTCGCTTTCAATACGATCCTGAAACAGACACGAACTACAAAATTAACGACAG ATATGCATTTCCTGAACAGTTAGATTTGACTAAATTTCTCGACCCATCGGCAAAACAAAACGAACCCGCTCCTATATTCACGCTACATGCTGTACTGGTGCACAGTG GTGATAACCACGGTGGCCATTATGTTGTTTACATCAACCCAAAAGGTGATGGGAAG tggTATAAATTCGATGATGATGTAGTGTCACAG GCAagcaaaaaagaagccattgaaaataattttggtgGTTTTGAG GATGAAGTGGTGATAAGACATTGTACAAATGCTTACATGTTATCATACATTCGTACTTCAGAATTAA aaaatattttgtgtggTGTGTCGAAAGAAGATATTCCGGAACATTTAGAAACTAAATTCACTGAAGAGAAAAGATTAGAAGCGCAGCGAAGAAGAGAAAGAAGCGAAGCTCATTTATACATGGATGTTCAG GTGCTGACTGAAGATGCTTTTTCTATGTGGAATGGCAACGACTTATTCAATCTGGATGATGTGAGATCTGT CAATTTTCGGATGTTGAAGagggaaaaattaaaagatgCGACACGTATAATTGCAGAAACTTTA GGTTATACAGCATCTCAATGTCGCTTGTGGCCTTTCCAAAAACGAGCAAACAATACGACTCGTCCCGCGTTAGTCGAATTGAGAAACGAAGATAAACGCAGATTTGAGAGCGTGGATGATATCGAATTATATTACGCCAACGATCAGGAAACGTTGATGTTAGCGTATTTAGAGACACTTGATGTTCAATCCGGTCTAGATAGTTTACCAGACTTTGACAGTAAAAATgagataattttgttttttaaatattataaccCGAGGACTAAAGTGATGTCGTACTGCGGTCATGCGTACGTAGACTTAAAGTCGCAGCCATGTTCGTTATTTCCGATGTTGTGTGAACGTGCAGGGTTACCGAAAGGTACAAAGTTGCTGTTTTTCGAG GAAATAAAGGCAGGTCAGACggagaaaacaaaaacagacaaaaaGTTTGATGAG GTTGTACAAGATCTAATGGATGGTGATATAATTTGCTTTCAAGC ATATGATCCTAATCTTGCTTTGTACGAAATTCCAACGCCTGTGGAATATTTCAA AGATTTATTACAACAAGTCCAAGTGGTGTTTTGCGACAAAGCGAATTCGAATGACGTAGGCTTCACTGAAATACTCAATCTGAGGATGACGTATAAACAG CTTGCTGACGCTGCTGCTGCTTCTCTTGGAGTCGATCCTATGAAAATACAATTCTTTAAACCACAAAT ATATCGTGACCATCCGGGGAATGCTATCAAATGCACTTATGAAGGACAGCTGAAAGATATCTTGGCTGGTGGAAGAAGAGgagcaaaaaaactttattaccAAATA cttACTATGCCTATTAACATACTGGAGAATAAAATTCAGTTCAAATGCGCATACATCAACGCTGAATTAAGGGATGAG ACCGATCTTGTTATTCCTGTAGACAAGCTAGGcactgtaaaaaatttattagaCGAGgctttaaaattcgttcaaccCGTGGACTCTTGTCAACTTCGCTTGGTAGAAATCTCTTCgaataaaatacaaagaataGTACCGCCAGCCAGTAGTTTAGATGCCCTGGTCACACAGCCGCAAAGATCATATCGTCTAGAG GAAATTCCAAGAGAAGAATTACACgaagataaaaattcaatgCTGGTACCGGTTATGCATTTCCAGAAG gaAGCATATACCGCTTTTGGTGttccattttatttaaaaattacagaa GGTGAAACAGTGTTGTCAGTTCAAGAACGAGTTCGAAAGAGATTAACTCTTCCAGAAAAAGAATTCGAAAAG ATCAAGTTTTCACTTGTTCATATGGGAAAAGTAACTTACTTCCCCGATG ATCCGAATCGTCGTTTAACGTTATCAGACTTTCAAAGTAACGCAACGCAACCTTATTGGTTAGGGTTGGACCACGTGAACAAAGCACCAAAACGCACGCGATATGCATACACAGAGAAAGCTATCAAAATCCATAATTAA
- the LOC130649481 gene encoding transmembrane protein 117-like: MEIIDVNTPNKLNYYFQHPYVRLIIAYTGVILSWLVIAEDPIGYSLAASKADVLGNIYSMLFGSYPQKIEFVVLKLFLIICAFVTALWTGKYVIHQLLLNGILKLKLFSKGQGSWVIIFGTLVASLYCWSLVFNEIVKANPEISDSLITNEMEITFTTFTKGVAIASFISHFTLVLMVTDTLLQEKHYPTWAKWIRKKWQGKYLRIICFWSTGIVMTFIAVIVIAADLLSWDEMSSNYAASNELGRSCLSALVILFDVLVITQDWEFPRFKPNPLLKLPGLLASKLNFKMCCMQFQLKGKWFTYGLLGLILLIDCYNFKNQLMYQPQLYEQFTDQNNNIISIVDENLFIKGNSTQLNHTIYNNDQIHKLHLKYNDYTMGEKSISFLPLILAIIHFVAFGIKRSMERRKN; the protein is encoded by the exons ATGGAAATCATTGATGTCAACACACCGAATAAATTGAACTATTATTTCCAGCACCCTTATGTTCGACTAATCATTGCTTACACAGGGGTCATATTAAGTTGGCTGGTCATCGCAGAAGACCCGATAGGATATAGTCTTGCAGCTAGCAAAGCAGATGTGCTGGGAAATATTTATTCCATGCTATTTGGAAG CTATCCCCAGAAGATTGAGTTTGTGGTTCTGAAGTTGTTTCTGATAATCTGTGCATTTGTAACTGCATTATGGACAGGAAAGTATGTCATCCACCAGTTGCTGCTTAATGGTATCCTCAAACTAAAACTGTTCAGTAAAGGACAAGGGTCATGGGTCATAATTTTTGGCACATTAGTTGCATCACTGTACTGTTGGTCTTTAGTATTTAATGAAATAGTGAAAGCAAATCCAGAAATATCAGATTCCCTCATTACTAATGAAATGGAGATCACTTTCACTACCTTTACAAAGGGTGTTGCAATTGCATCATTTATTTCGCATTTCACGCTGGTGTTGATGGTAACAGACACATTACTACAG GAAAAACATTATCCAACCTGGGCAAAATGGATCCGCAAGAAATGGCAAGGCAAATACTTAAGAATAATTTGCTTCTGGTCAACTGGAATTGTGATGACCTTCATTGCAGTTATAGTTATAGCCGCAGATTTATTGTCTTGGGATGAAATGTCATCCAATTATGCAGCTTCAAATGAGTTAGGACGTTCTTGCCTTTCAGCTCTTGTGATTCTCTTTGATGTACTTGTGATTACACAG GACTGGGAATTTCCAAGATTTAAACCCAATCCATTATTGAAGCTACCTGGACTATTAGCAtcgaaattgaattttaaaatgtgcTGCATGCAGTTTCAACTGAAAGGAAAATGGTTCACATATGGTTTGTTAGGCCTTATTCTTCTAATCGattgttataattttaaaaatcaacttatgTACCAGCCTCAGTTGTACGAGCAATTTACTGATCAAAACAATAATATTATAAGTATTGTAGATGAAAACTTGTTCATCAAAGGAAACAGTACTCAGCTCAACCACACCATATACAACAACGATCAGATACACAAACTGCATTTAAAATACAATGATTACACAATGGGGGAGAAATCAATATCTTTTTTACCCTTAATATTGGCAATCATTCATTTCGTTGCTTTTGGAATAAAGCGTTCAATGGAGAGAAGAAAAAACTGA
- the LOC130649478 gene encoding transmembrane protein 117-like, whose product MGDITVTPQLIKELQKFEAKKTVYMTDEDVEHEIEILDSQPKSFKYYFQHPNLRLLIACTVTILNFYIFAEDPVSHSVTNCHISLIGDIYSMIFANYPPNGYSAVKVCLWLFAIIFSIIVGKIFIHYWLFCCKLKLKLFSKEGQGSWMLVFLFTLCVVFYQSAIFNAVLILEGSEMDQYHSTDNMHIKNKTFMKMAAIVTWLGDFITAWMVLDMMLQEKKYHHWMRPVRRWWQTGYNRVIAFWLVCLAMTIVVVVGITTDFVNWDGINRGMVSTNELSRSFLASFILIFDLVIIMQDWDFPHFCCTTDVKLPGVHSNELSIALPACCVVNNPEVQISGKWFNYGILLVVMILDLYKWKTQIMYEPFEYGQYVNKEGKIFTVTNKTFLAIADRKMLTYEYRWNNTNHNGTVLGTLDHMTLSMYNGYPVALKGIAFIPSILAFFVFIYLVYTFAQIESDREKLVRNWYESKFIQKRKSRKIKPNVEEVLIRVLFWAF is encoded by the exons ATGGGTGACATCACTGTCACTCCACAACTAATAAAAGAATTGCAAAAATTTGAGGCAAAGAAGACTGTCTACATG ACTGACGAAGATGTAGAACATGAAATCGAAATCTTGGACAGCCAACCAAAATCGTTCAAGTATTACTTTCAGCACCCTAACTTGCGATTATTGATAGCCTGCACTGTGACCATATTAAACTTTTACATATTCGCAGAAGATCCAGTTTCGCACAGTGTCACCAATTGTCACATATCATTAATTGGAGACATCTACTCCATGATTTTTGCAAA CTATCCACCAAACGGGTACAGTGCTGTTAAAGTTTGCTTGTGGTTATTCGCAATAATCTTCAGTATTATTGTTGGCAAAATATTTATTCACTATTGGCTATTTTGCTGCAAATTGAAACTCAAATTGTTTTCAAAGGAGGGACAAGGGTCATGGATGTTGGTGTTTTTATTCACATTGTGTGTTGTCTTTTACCAGTCAGCAATATTCAATGCAGTTCTCATACTGGAAGGAAGTGAAATGGACCAATACCACTCTACAGATAATATgcacattaaaaacaaaacatttatgaaaatggCAGCTATTGTAACATGGCTGGGTGATTTTATTACAGCTTGGATGGTTCTTGACATGATGTTACAG GAAAAGAAATATCATCACTGGATGCGTCCAGTTCGACGGTGGTGGCAAACAGGTTACAACAGGGTGATTGCTTTCTGGTTGGTGTGCTTAGCTATGACTATAGTAGTTGTGGTGGGCATAACAACAGACTTTGTGAATTGGGATGGAATAAATCGTGGGATGGTTTCAACTAATGAGCTCTCAAGATCATTCTTAGCGTCGTTTATTTTAATCTTTGACTTAGTAATTATAATGCAG GACTGGGATTTCCCACACTTTTGCTGCACCACTGATGTCAAATTACCAGGAGTGCATTCTAACGAACTCTCTATTGCCTTGCCGGCGTGTTGTGTTGTAAACAATCCAGAAGTTCAGATCTCTGGAAAATGGTTTAACTATGGCATACTTTTGGTTGTAATGATACTTGATTTGTATAAATGGAAAACGCAAATTATGTACGAACCATTTGAATATGGTCAATACGTAAACAAAGAAG gtAAAATCTTTACAGTTACGAACAAAACCTTTCTCGCCATTGCAGATAGGAAAATGCTAACTTATGAATATAGATGGAACAACACTAATCATAATGGCACTGTGTTGGGAACGCTTGATCACATGACATTATCCATGTATAATGGATACCCTGTAGCTTTAAAAG gTATTGCATTTATACCATCTATACTAGCGTTCTTTGTCTTCATATATTTGGTGTACACGTTTGCACAAATAGAAAGCGATCGAGAGAAATTGGTGAGAAACTGGTATGAGAGTAAGTTTATACAAAAAAGAAAGTCACGAAAGATAAAGCCAAATGTTGAAGAGGTATTAATACGTGTCCTTTTTTGGGCCTTTTAA